The Limanda limanda chromosome 14, fLimLim1.1, whole genome shotgun sequence genomic interval CAATATATTAATACAGAGAACATGTAACAGGTAACTCAGGTAACCAAGGTAACGCAGGTAACCAAGGTAACTCAGGTAACCAAGGTAACGCAGGTAACCAAGGTAACCAAACAAACGCGGGTTGTGTCTCAGGTGTCTACACTGAGgtgtttccctcctcctcctctgattggctgagcccCCTGTCAGATTCTGgtctctggctcctcctccacactccTGTACACACGTGAAACAAGGAAACACATTTACCCTGATTACGTCATGTCATATAAACATATCTTATCTtttggatagagagagagagagatttcctgTCTTTATCAGTGTGGTTTTTCAGGTTGAGATCAGGATGATTTCACGTTCTCACACTCAAACAGCGCCGACCTGTGCTCGAGCTCAAACGTTGTGCTTGCACTTTTGTTGCTTGGTTGAGTTCctgtgctgcagcttcagctcttctcctcaccgTGCTTCTGTGTTTGTTAAACATTTACTCCCGAATTctatgtttgtgagtgtgtgtgtgtgtgtgtgagagagagtgtgtgtgtgtttgagagagtgtgtgtgtgagagtgtgtgtgtgtgcgtgagagtgtgtgtgtgtgtgtgtgtgagagagagagtgtgtgtgtgtttgagagagtgtgtgtgtgtgtgtgagagagagagagtgtgtgtgtgtttgagagagtgtgtgtgtgagagtgtgtgtgtgtgcatgagagtgtgtgtctgtgtgtgtgcgtgagagtgtgtgtgtgtgtgtgtgagagtgtgtctgtttgagagagtgtgtttgtgtgtgtgagagagagagtgtgtggtgtgtgtgtgtttgagaaagtgtgtgtgtgtgtgtgtaattgtgtgtgtgtgaaagtgtgtgtgtgagtgtgtgtatctgtgtgtgcgtgagagtgtgtgtgtgtgtttgtgagagtgtgtgtgtttgagagagtgtgtgtgtgtgtgagagagagagtgtgtgtgtgtttgagagagtgtgtgtgagagtgtgtgtgtgtgtgcgtgagagtgtgtgtctgtgtgtgtgagagtgtgtgtgtgtgtttgtgagagtgtgtgtgtttgagagagtgtgtgtgtgtgtttgagagagtttgtgtgtgtgtttgtttgagagtgtgtgtgtgtgtgtgtgtgtaagtgggtgtgtgtgcgtgagagtgtgtgtgtgtgtgtgagagtgtgtgtgtttgagagagtgtgtttgtgtgtgtgagagagagagtgtgtggtgtgtgtgtgtttgagaaagtgtgtgtgtgtgtgtgtgtgtttgagagtgtgtgtgtgtgtaagtgtgtgtgtgtgtgtgagagtgtgtgtgtgagtgtgtgtatctgtgtgtgcgtgagagtgtgtgtgtgtgtgtgtgagtgtgtgtgtgtgagagagtgtgtgtgtttgagagagtgtgtgtgtgtgtgagagagagtgtgtgagtgtgtgtgtgtgtgagagtgtgtgtgtgtttgagagagtgtgtgtatgtgagagagtgtgtgtgtgtgagagagagagtgtgtgtgtgtttgagagagtgtgtacgtgtgtaagtgtgtgtgtgtgtgtgtgtgagagtgtgtgtttgtgagtgtgtgtgtgtgtgtgtgagagagagtgtgtgagtgtgtgtgtgtgtgagagtgtgtgtgtgtttgagagagtgtgtgtatgtgagagagtgtgtgcgtttgtgagagagagtgtgtgtatgtgtgtttgagagtgtgtgtgtgtgtgagagagagagagagcgtttgtgtgtttgagagagtgtgtgtgtgtgtgtttgagagagtgtgtgagtgtttgtgtgtgtgtgtgtgtgcgtgtgtgtgtgtgtgtgtgtgagagagtgtgtgagtgtgtgagagagagagcgtgtgtgtgtttgagagagtgtgtgtgtgtgtgagagtgtgtgtgtgagtgtgtgtgtgtgtgagagagtgtgtgtgtgtgtgtgtgtgtttgagagagtgtgtgtgtgtgtgtgagtgtgtgtgtgtgtgtgtgtgtgtgtgtgtgagagtgtgtgtgtgtgtgtgtgtgtgagagtgtgtgagtgtgtgtgtgagagagtgtgtgtgtgtgtgtgtgtttgagagagtgtgtgtgtgtgtgagtgtgtgtgtgtttgtgtgtgtgtgtgtgtgtgtgtgagagagagtgtgtgagtgtgtgtgtgtgtgtgtgtgtgtgtgtgagagagagtgtgtgagtgtgtgtgagtgtgtgtgtgtttgagagagtgtgtgtgtgtatttgagagtgtgcgtgtgtgtgtgtgagtgtgtgtgtgtgtgtgtgtgtgagtgtgtgtgtgtgtgtgagagagagtgtgtgtgtgtgtgagtgtgtgtgtactgactGTAGGCAGCAGTCAGCAGCAACAtggggatgaagatgatgaacaACAGTCTCAGTGTGTTTCCAATGAACGTCTGGAAACTGGTCACCAGCTGCTGAACAGGTGactgtcaacaaacaaacaaacaaacaaacaaacaaacaaacaaacaaacatgtttactCTTCTGAGTGAAGAGTGAGTGACGCTTCAAAGACAAGCAGACGTTTGTTGGtcgtcttgtttttttaaacgaaTCAATGTAACTTTTGTTTGACGtctaaatgtaaaatacttGTATTCATCTCGTTGATTAAATTGATTATAATTTCATGAGTTGAATCATATTATTCAGTTTTTACTGTTGTTCCTCTGTAGATTATTATCAGTGAAATATGGATCAGCAATGCTCAGTGAGGCTCTTGTTGGTTTACGTCTTGGAGCTTTAACGATCAATCTATTTATTGACAGGAGCCTCTGATGGTTAAAGAGAATCATACTGGTCACGTCTTGCTGGTTTCTACCTGAACCAGCGCCACCATTGGCTCTGTGGGGTTGgtgacctcacttcctgcttcctctgtCAGGCATCGTATTGTGTCACCTGGAGAaaggtgaaaacaaacaaacggtcAATGACATAATATGATGATTCACTTGTGTATTTTCAGAGAAATGTTGATGATGTCAATGCGTCGCTTCTGCCCCAGTACTGACGTCTACCAGTAGAGGGCAGCTCAGAGTCTGAACACTTTGACCAAAGACAATGGATGAAGAAGGACaacaagaaataaaatcatctggatcgccccctggtggctgcagaCCGCGGCTCCACTCCATGATCAGTACTGCACCCTGACCCCCCCACAGACTCTGACTGTGTCCGAAATCACTCACTTTACTCACTGTAAAATAAACGTATACTTTACTGTCAGGTTTTCTACTGTCCAACGTGGATGTTCTACGTCCTGTCCTACGACCACGGTAGTTTagacaagatggcagcgtttgtacgcaagatattttattttatatttcatctcCACGTACAGTGGGAGGACGTGGAGACCTAGTGTCCTCTCAGGGCTCCTGTAGCTTCACCAGCATCAGTGTCAGTCCCGGACTTACCGGTGGCAGTGTGCGGTGCGTTCAGGTCCTCGGAGTCCTCGGCGTCAGAGGCCGGAGAGCGAGCTGCAGAACGACAGACGAGCAGAttgtggttgtcatggtgaaACTAACGGATGAACTGGTGGTGAATCTGTGAACATACGGCTGAGGATGATGAGGTGAACGGTGGCGGTCTGGTCGTTGAACAGACCGGGCAGCTGAACTCTGCAGTGATAGAACCCAGAGTCTGATGGACGAGAGGGGaagatggacagagaggaggtggaggatggagagaacctgcagaggagaggaggctgaggaaacaggaaatacaCTGGGCTCCAGAATACTTCCTTGAGGAACATCTTAATTAATACCCGGAGTAGGAATGCAGCAATTGAATATTATGTGGTCAGATTACAAAAATACATTACTATCGTAAACAAAGGTTTAGTTAAGTGTGAGTTCTTTTCATCATCACGACCCTAGTCACCTGTCCGACTTCCTGTATGAGACGTCGTCTCCGGCCATGTTGATCACAATGTTGTGGCAGGTGAAGAGTGACGGCTCCCCCCGCCCCCAGCACACCTCCACACCGCTCCGCTTCACGGCCTCCGACCGACACGGCAGCGTCACCCTCCGCCCGGCTGTGCCCACCACCGTCTCCGTGGTGGCTCGGGACACACAGGCCAGCGCTAAAAGAAACTGCGTTTACTCCAAAGTCCACCAGGGGCTGCTGTGATGGAACTCaagctgtaaataaacatggtCCCCTGagaaacaggtgaaaacaaagagcagcagTCAGGCTGAGACTCACCTGTGAGGACACAGAGGCAGGTGAAGATGTGGAGAAGCAGCGGcagcatgttgttgtgtttcagatGGACGGACGACAGACGCACAACAGATGGACAACTCACTCATTTCACTTCCCTTTTTCCACTCGTCCTGATATTTATAGACTGAAGTTGTGAAACACGTCTGAAATAATTCTGTGAAACAAAGAACAGAGTTTGTTTCACATCACGTTGATACGTAAGAAATGTTTGTCGGAGGatttttgtttcctgtgttgaGTCTGAAGCTTCAGTGACATCGCAACATAATAACAAAGTGCTTAGGCTAACTGCTAGCACCTGATACCATTGATCATAACATTCTGATCAATAGACGAACGAAAAGTCTTTTGTAGAATCGACTCCAGTGTTTCTTTGTTCTCTGTGGTTTAAAGAAAAGACTCCTTCATGGAAGCTTCATCTCGATCCAGACCAGTGATGGTCTGAGGGTCCCAGTCTGTTCTTTAACACTGGTGACCATGATCTAAATCTGATCAGTCAAATATCAGagacacgtcacacacacacatacacacacacacacacacacacacacacacacacacacacacacacacacacacacacacacacacacacacacacacacacacacacataaccaaCCACAGACCAACAACAACATGTGGTATCATGTGCAGATTCTCACCGAGTCACTTCTGAGACAAACAGCTGTGAAATGTTAAAGCTCAGGATCTggagaaatgtttcatatcatcatttaaacattaaatccTCAGATagtaaaacacaaagtgactcTTGTTGCTCTGAAACACATGAAACGCACAAACACGGATTCAGATTTCCCTGAAGCAACACGTGTGTTCTGTTCCTGCAGCTCCGCTCGCTCACGTGTCTTTAAACTCCGTCTTTGTTTGGATTCAGATTCAATCTGCAGAGAGTTCACATGGTTGAAGGTTCTTTGAGGACTttgtcaaaataataaaactatacACAAGCAGTTTAATTATTAACAAGCTGAACCAGGAACCTCAGCACAGTAACACGTCTGCATGTTAGCATCAGTTCAGCCTCACGGAGCCGAACAGGAGGAATCATGTTGGTCCGTTGAACAAGGCTTCATCACATCGGTGCAACAAAGTGGAACCTTCCACCTCACAGGTTGAACAAGAACTGAGACCACCtccaatattaatattattattattaatattatatccTTCTCTGTTAATGAACatacgtacgtgtgtgtgtgtgtgtgtgtgtgtgtgtgtgtgtgatacagagCATGAATGAACCAGAGCTTCATCACAACACAAGTTCAGTTGATGAAACACTGTGTTTCTGGAATCCATCTTTGTCTGACAGTAACCATGACAGCGAACGTCCTTTAATCTCATCGAGTCACTTTAACTGAAATTAACATCTGAGTGTTTAGTGTTGTAACCATGGAGACAAAGGCTCCGGTCAAAGTATCCtcactaaataaatacaatgagatgtgtttaaaatataaatatttcagtAAACCTGAATCCATGGATAGTATTGTAGTAGTAATATGTGCAGATCTTATTGAGCTGGAGTCGTTTATTCAATGAATcatcacaaaaacatgaaagatCCAAACTTTTCATTCAGTCTTTTGGATGAATCTGATTTGTTGGCGTCTGATGAGCTTTTCTTGTGTTTAAACTGTTGGATTATGATGCATTcaacatattataaatatatatatataaataatatatactgtatactagaaatattcaaacatatcatgttttttttacattcattaCATCAACAGACAAAAAGTTATTAGTGAAAAGAAACTTGTGTTTGTTCAGTTTCGCCCCTGAAGgggttgagtgtgtttgtttctgttgcatGCTGGGAGCTCTGGGGACGGCTCCGCCTCCTGACGGCCCGGCGGTTTCATCACTGCGTGTCCTGTTACCTCGGCAGCGCTAATGAGCGTTAATATCTCTGAACACAGGGGAAGCTTAATGAGCCGTTACCAACAAAACACTTATCAACAGTTTCTGATGTAATTTGTCCTGAGGGAGAACAGACATGTTTATCAGAGTggacaccagggggcagtaGTCTGCAGGGACTCATCTCCAACTGACAGGAGGAAGAACCAGAGACACAAATAACAACTTCATGTTTAGAACTTCATCACTTtggtaaatacacacattttattccagaaagaaaagaaggaactGACCACTGGTGGATTCATgctctttgtgctaagctaggctaacaacATTCTGGATGCACAGAGatgatgaaatatataaatagacatTTCACTTCACTGTCATAAGATCATCACTGATAAACTGatagttcacacctggttcacaTCTGGTTCACAtctggttcacacctggttcacaTCTGGTTCACATCTGGTTCACAtctggttcacacctggttcacaTCTGGTTCACGcctggttcacacctggttcacaTCTGGTTCACTCACCCAGTTCACATCTGGTTTGACTGCAGGtgtgaaggtgaagaggagatCGTCTCCAGCGACTTCCTGACCGTCGGCCCCTGAACACTGGTTTGATTCTATTAACCTGCTGGTCACTGAGACTCCTgggaaatcacacacacacacacacacacacacacacacacacagcatgataCCAGGAgcaggaaatgtgtgtgtgtgtgtgtccagacagcacagacacacacaggccccggggctcccccccacacactcactcactcagagagacacattgttaattattattgttaggAATAATAAACATTGAcgtgatcagacagtctcttcacatatattattattcatattgaaAGGTgtcaaacaagtagcccttcgtactactcagtaccttcgaagtagctctcagtctcaAAAGTTGGTACTTGGGGGACTTCCGGTGGAGAGGGGAACAGAGTAGACGCACGCATCGCCCGCACTGACTTGTAAAAACTCAACTTTTCATAACCCAAACCCGACCCGAATCCATAGTAAAGAGGGAATAAAATCCTCCACGCTTCATGGCCTCCGGAACCAGGCTggctaaagagagagaaaccgcGAAAGATTATTCGTTCGCCATAGCTAACCAGATTAGCATGCCTGCTCTGACTAGCTTGCTGGAGGAGCACCACCAGTCCATATCGGCGGCGCTGTCCGCTGAGCTCAGGTCGGCGTTTGCCTCGCTTGAGGTTAAACTTGACACGGTGCAGGCCACAGTGACTGACTTTGGTGAAAGAATTGAGAGTCTGGAGTCCAACGCC includes:
- the LOC133019724 gene encoding hepatitis A virus cellular receptor 1-like, which codes for MLPLLLHIFTCLCVLTATTETVVGTAGRRVTLPCRSEAVKRSGVEVCWGRGEPSLFTCHNIVINMAGDDVSYRKSDRFSPSSTSSLSIFPSRPSDSGFYHCRVQLPGLFNDQTATVHLIILSPRSPASDAEDSEDLNAPHTATGDTIRCLTEEAGSEVTNPTEPMVALVQSPVQQLVTSFQTFIGNTLRLLFIIFIPMLLLTAAYRVWRRSQRPESDRGLSQSEEEEGNTSV